From Chryseotalea sp. WA131a:
TTCCTCACACCACCAGCCACTTTTTCATAGTAAAATTTAATGGCATTAATTGCCTGGTTTTGATAACTGATTGAAATCCCTCGTTCTTTTACCAAATACCGAATGTAGGCCACGATCTCCGGCTCAGTAATGTCATCAATTGCCTTGTTAGGATAGTAGTTGATAAACTCTGCAAACAACTGCCGATAAGTCTTAATCGTATTTGCTGAATAACGCATGGTTTCAAGCTTCTCAATCATCGCATCCGGGCAATTTCGATAATTACTTATTGTATAAGCAGGGATTCGTGGTTTCACTCTTTTTCGATCGATCTCATTTTCCCAAACCAACGAAAGGTTTTGGGTCGTGCAAAAATCCTGCAAGGCTTTCTTTTGTTTTTCGTCCATGGCCACGCCCCACCATTTGTTGGCTTTATAAAAAGTGAAATAGGGAAACGTCTTAATGATCGAAATCAGCAAAGGATTATAAGCCGCAATAATGTAATACCGCCCAGGCCGATATTGCTTGGCGAAGATCGTTTCCTTTGCGTCAACTTTTTTTTCCTCTCGTTCCGTTTTTTGCTTGGTAAACCGTTTGTCAGAACGCTGGTCTTCCAATGCGCTCAAATTTGGAAAAGCTTCTTTGATTTTTTGATAGACCGAGTTGATTGCATCAAAATGCCAAGCCTTTTCGGTTTGGCTCCAGCGGCAAGGCGCAATGCTTCTTAGCTTTTGTGTAATCTCTCTTTCGTTGGGTGTTTGAACAAACAAACGCTTTTCACCCCGATGGACTTTTGAATAATAGTAGATCATAGCCAAACGATCAAAAATAGATGCGGATAAAAATAATAAAATTTTGCGAACGAAGTGAAGCAATCCCCCACTCAAACTCTAAAATTGAAGATTGCCTCGGTAGTCAACCCTTGCAATGATGTATTCTCTAACCAACGTAGTACACAGTACAATTCTAATTACTCACACTCACTCGCTTCAACACCTCCACCAGTTGTCCTTTTTCTTTAGCATAAATGCTGTGGTCGTACATGGCTTCGCAGTTCACGCCTGGCAAATAAAAGGTGTGCCAGCATAGCTAGCGGTAAGCACCACCGAGAAGGTGCGCTGGCCATAGTTGCTCAACGAAAAATAGGTGTATACACGTAAAGTAAGCGAATTTAGAGAGATAGCGGAATAAAGGGAGCGTTAAATATTTTGAAGATTTTATTGCTTACATGCAACAGGTGTTAGAACTTCTTTTTTGAATGTAAAACAGAATCATTGATTCTCTTTTTGATTTCAGTCAAGGGTAATTTTTTGCGCAGTTTGGGAGGGTCGATAGCAGGATCAATATCACCAAAATAGTTGATGGCTTTTAAGGGAATAAGCGGATTGAAGTTTGGGTATTTGATGGTATAAAACTCAATCATCTGACCCAATGAAAAGTGTTCTAACAAAAAATACACATCAATGAAATCTTTCAATCGTTTGCACGAATTGCTAATGGCATTCAGCTTCATGGCAGCAATGTCTTCTTTTGAGAGATAGGTAATTCCCTCTTCGGTAATTGGTGGATTGACAAATGGATAACCGTGGCGGATGAAATCAACCTTTACCTTTTCGATAAATCCAATGATGGTGTTTTCAAAATTAAACTTAACATCAAATACAAAGGCATTTGCAACAATGTGATTGACAATCTTTTCGTTTTGAAAATTATTTTGACTAAATAAACCGATGTCAATTGAATTCCGATGATCGAGTTGCAAGGCTAAGGCAGTGCCCCCTACCAAATAAAATTCTTTCAACTCGGGCAACTTTTGCAATTTTTGAATCAGTTCAAAAGTAGCAGGTTCAACAATGAATGGATCTTTATGCAGCATGCAGGAAATCTGATTTCAAAAAGAATCTCGAAAAATCTTTACCGCGTTGATCCAATTGAGCACTCCAATCAATGGTGTCTAGTATTTTGGCCTCACCATAATAGCTTACGATTTCCCGCCACTGTTCTAGATTTCCTAGTTGCAGAACCCGTTCAATGACAATTTTATAAGACTTATCATAATTGAAAGTCTTTAGGTCATATTCCCACAAAAAATTATCTGGTATATTGGGTTTTCGCTTGCGCATGATCACACCTTTTTCAGCCTATCAAATATACTAAAAAAGGTACTTTTTGCCTCGTATTTTAAGCATCTATTATTCTACTTTTCTTGTAGCATTCACAGGAAAAGACCCAAACTGACCGACCGTTAGCGTGCCTGTAAACTGATCTTTATTGATGACGCCCTTCATCACAATATTGGCGGTATTGCCACCAAAGTTTACCTCATACACCAACGTCAATTCATTTTGCTTATAGGTGATTTCTTTAATCGGCATCTCGCGAGTGGAGCGGTTGCTCATGATTGTGCCACTGTATTTATCGCTTTCCTTTTTTATTTTGAATGTGCCCATGCCGCCTTGCGGAGATTCTACGGTGTAACTCCAAGTACCTGCTGCTTCGTAGGCAATGGTATCTGTTTTAGCTGGGGTGGCTACAGTTGCTGCTGGCTTGTTTTGAAAACCCCCTGCTGGAATCTGTGGACGACCTCCTCCTCCACCGCCTTGTGGAGCACCACCTCCACCGCCTCCATCACCACCGCCTTCATCTTTCAAGTCATCGTTGTTGATTGATTTTTTGCGGCCTCGTGGTGCATCAAAACTCATTTTGCCAATGCGATAGCTGAAGGTGACTTTGAAGTTTAAGTTCGTAATCACGTTGGTAATGTTTTGAGAAAGGATGGGAGAATCTTGCGTGTTCTCGATCGTGATTCTTGGATAGAAAAAGTTCTCTGCCCCAAAGCCAACACTACCTTTCTTATTGGCAAATTCTTTGCGCAATGCCAAACTGTACACATAAAAACCTCCTTGAATACCTTGCAATTGCACTTGTCTTCCTCTATAAAAAGTAAAGAATTGAAAGCCCCAACCTTTGGTAAGATTGTAACTGCCAAATAAACGAGCATTGTACACCCAACCTGAGTTCTTGGCATTATAAACGGGGTTAGGTACATTATTGCTCAATACTGCATAATAGGTATCGATGCCTCCATTCAATGAAAGCTTACCAGCATTTACGTTTGCAAATATGCTTGCACCATACGCATCTTCATTACCAATGTTTTGGTACGTTGTTTGAATACCTCCTTTTACTCCAGGAATACTATCTCTTACGCTTTGAATAGCTCCAATGGTGTTTCTCATGAATGTTGAAATATTTAAAGATGTACCTTTTATGAAAGTATTGTAACCCAATTCGTAATTGTTGGTGTATTCCGGATTTAGAAGCGGGTTACCAAAACTAATGTTAAGTGGGTTGCCTTGCTGAATATTCGGATTGAGGAATTGAATTGAAGGACGTTGGATTCTACGATTGTAAGCGAGTTTCAATGCACTTCCATTTTTAAACCTTTTAGAGACATTCATGCTTGGAACTAGTACTCCATAGTCTGGGATGGGAAGGTTTTTATTATCTAGTGTACTGGCGTTAATAGTGGTATGCTCGTAACGTGCTCCCGCTTTAACGCTGAACGTTTTTGCGATTTGGGTTGTAAAGGAACTGTAACCCCCCGTTATATATTGATCATAAAGTAGTGAGTTCGCTAACTGTAAATTAGCACTAGGTTGATAAACACCATCTGAAGCAGCAAAAAAAGTCTTGAAGTCACTTCGTACTTCTCGATTGATTTGTTTGCCGCCAAATTCTAAAATCGAGTTCTTGCCAATCGGTGTTTGATAGTCTATTTGCACAGTCATTTCCCTATTTTGGCTTTGGTTGTTGTTCTTTTGAAAAACGGGTATTGGTGGTGTCGGAGAATCAAGTCTTTCATTAACAAAATCGTTCGTCCGGTTATTGAAACTATACAAAGCCAACACACTAAACTCACGTTGAGGTTTTTCGAAGGTGCGGGTATAGGTAACGCTTGCATCAGTAGTACCGCTATTGTCAACTGTATTCACGTTGGCTAACCGATTTAGATTTTGGTTTGTGGAGGTCGTTGTCAAGCCATCTTGCCAATTTAGGTTATTACGTACGCCATATTTAAGCGATACCGCAAGAGAATTTTTTTTGTCAATGTCATAGTCCCACCCCAATGTGTATTGCCCAAACGCGTTCACTAAGCGCGTATCGGCTTTTTGATTTGTTGTTGAAAGCAATGCTCCCCGCGTTTGATTAACTTGGTCAAACGCATAGGTTGATTGGTCATTATTAAAACTTCCAGGCTGGTTGTAGTTTGATCTCCCAAATCCACCCAACGAAAAACCCATTTTTGCCTTGCGGTAACTTCCACTCAAGCCAAGGTTCGATCCGCGTAAACCTGCGCTCGCATCCACATTTAAAGACAACCCTTGTAAGTTGTTTTTCTTGGTGATGATATTGATGATACCGCCCGAGCCTTCGGCATCGTACTTGGCTGATGGTGAAGTAATCACCTCAACGGTTTTTATCTGATCTGCTGGAATTTGTTTCAACGCATCGGCCACACTGTTGGCGGCAATGGTAGAGGGTTTGTTGTTGATCAGCACACGTATATTTTGGCTACCGCGCATCGACACATTGCCATCCAAATCAACCGACAGCATTGGCACTCTGCGCAACACATCGGTGGCATCTCCTCCTTTGGCTGTTTGATCGTTCTCGGCATTGTAAATGGTGCGGTCTACTTTTTCTTCCACCAAATTTTTCTGCCCTTGCACCACCACTTCTTTCAACACCTTATCATCGGTATTGATCGAAACAGCTCCCAATTCAACATCTTTCTTTTTGTCGGTAATCTTTACAGGAATCCGTTTGGTGCCATATCCTATAAACGAGATCTCCACCACATAATTTCCTGTCGCCACTTTATTGATAGTAAACTTCCCTTTATCATCGGCCACCGCACCATTTACGGGCTTCTTGGTGGCTGGGTCAATCAAGGCAATGTTCGCAAACTCTACGGGTTGTGCATTGGTGCTGTCTCGCACAATTCCTGTAATCTTTCCATTTCCGGTAGCGGGTGCTTGCCCAAAAAGCGCACTGCAAGTCACTAAAAAAATACCAGTTGTTAAAAAAATCTTCATTTTGTCTATAATTCTCATTTTTCTACTTCTAATAACCTACAAGGATACGGGCGAATTACCCACTCGGTTTTAAATTTTACACAAGCGGGACTAGCGTGCCTAAAACAACAACGCAAAAAAAAAGTTACATCAATGATGCCGGTGGCGCGGCTCCCGTAACGACCGCCCCATGGTTTTCGAATTAAAACTTTGGAGCTTTTGAAACTGATCATCTGAAACCAGCGGCTTTATTTTAGACTGCAATTCTAGCAGAAGTGCTTTGGTTTCTGCCTGCCGATATTCTTGTACGCTATCAATTTTGTGTACGTAGTTTTCTATGATGGGTTTAAGCTCTGTCTGCTGTTTTTCATTCGCGTCCATCACACGTAACAATTTCATCACAAAGCCTTCTTTTTGCTTCACACGCTGCTCCGTGGTAGCACGTTCGCGATTGTGGTAATGCTTTCGGGCAAGCAGCCCGGTGGCCAACACGCCAATGGCAATGCCTAAAATAAAGGTGAGCGCGATGACGAAGATGCTCCTTTTTCTTTCCGGTGTCATGGTATCTTGATTTAGTGTGAAATCGCAGTGAAAAAATCGCTGGTGTCGAGTGGTGATGTGGTGTCTTCAAAACCAAAAAACGAAGCAATGGAAAGCTGCTCAGATTGAAGTAAATTAAAAACGACCAACGCCACTACAATGCCGAGGGCTGCGAGCTGATATTTTTTAAAGAATGAAAATATCTGATAGTCAAATTCGCTTTTCAGGTTTTTCAAGTGGTGGGTGATCCGCTCAGCAAAGAAAGGGCCAAACGAACTTTCTTCGCGCTGCATCATGAGGGTGCGTAAAGTGGTAAACTGATCAGCCTCTTTTTGGTAAAGGTGATCGCCTGATAACATTTCACTCAACTGGCTTCGCTGCCGGTCAGAAATCTGGCCATCAAGCGATTGAAGGTACAACCATTCAAACTCATCGGTTTTCATATTCACTTACGTTAATTGAGTTGACAATCGATTTCTTAATT
This genomic window contains:
- a CDS encoding nucleotidyl transferase AbiEii/AbiGii toxin family protein; amino-acid sequence: MLHKDPFIVEPATFELIQKLQKLPELKEFYLVGGTALALQLDHRNSIDIGLFSQNNFQNEKIVNHIVANAFVFDVKFNFENTIIGFIEKVKVDFIRHGYPFVNPPITEEGITYLSKEDIAAMKLNAISNSCKRLKDFIDVYFLLEHFSLGQMIEFYTIKYPNFNPLIPLKAINYFGDIDPAIDPPKLRKKLPLTEIKKRINDSVLHSKKKF
- a CDS encoding TonB-dependent receptor, giving the protein MKIFLTTGIFLVTCSALFGQAPATGNGKITGIVRDSTNAQPVEFANIALIDPATKKPVNGAVADDKGKFTINKVATGNYVVEISFIGYGTKRIPVKITDKKKDVELGAVSINTDDKVLKEVVVQGQKNLVEEKVDRTIYNAENDQTAKGGDATDVLRRVPMLSVDLDGNVSMRGSQNIRVLINNKPSTIAANSVADALKQIPADQIKTVEVITSPSAKYDAEGSGGIINIITKKNNLQGLSLNVDASAGLRGSNLGLSGSYRKAKMGFSLGGFGRSNYNQPGSFNNDQSTYAFDQVNQTRGALLSTTNQKADTRLVNAFGQYTLGWDYDIDKKNSLAVSLKYGVRNNLNWQDGLTTTSTNQNLNRLANVNTVDNSGTTDASVTYTRTFEKPQREFSVLALYSFNNRTNDFVNERLDSPTPPIPVFQKNNNQSQNREMTVQIDYQTPIGKNSILEFGGKQINREVRSDFKTFFAASDGVYQPSANLQLANSLLYDQYITGGYSSFTTQIAKTFSVKAGARYEHTTINASTLDNKNLPIPDYGVLVPSMNVSKRFKNGSALKLAYNRRIQRPSIQFLNPNIQQGNPLNISFGNPLLNPEYTNNYELGYNTFIKGTSLNISTFMRNTIGAIQSVRDSIPGVKGGIQTTYQNIGNEDAYGASIFANVNAGKLSLNGGIDTYYAVLSNNVPNPVYNAKNSGWVYNARLFGSYNLTKGWGFQFFTFYRGRQVQLQGIQGGFYVYSLALRKEFANKKGSVGFGAENFFYPRITIENTQDSPILSQNITNVITNLNFKVTFSYRIGKMSFDAPRGRKKSINNDDLKDEGGGDGGGGGGAPQGGGGGGRPQIPAGGFQNKPAATVATPAKTDTIAYEAAGTWSYTVESPQGGMGTFKIKKESDKYSGTIMSNRSTREMPIKEITYKQNELTLVYEVNFGGNTANIVMKGVINKDQFTGTLTVGQFGSFPVNATRKVE